The genomic region GCGCTGCTTCTCGCCGGCCGAGAGGTCCTCGGGAAAGAGCGTCTCCTTCCCTCGGATCCCCATCTCGTCCAGGAGCGGCGTGATCCGTTCGCGAATCCGGGACCGATCCCAGATGCCCGAGATCTGGCAGGCCAGCGCGATGTTCTCGTAAACGCTTCGATCGCCGAGGAGGCGAAACTCCTGGCCGAGAACCCCGACGAGGCGCCGGACGCGGCGGAGCGGCACGCGCTTCGGGGATCGCCGCCGAGCGGGCGCTTCAGGCGACTCGCCGTCCCCATCGCCGACGGGGGCCTCCGGAGCCTCCGGTACCGGGCTCGGCGCGGTCTTAGGGGAGGAGATCGCATCGGGGTCCACCTCGACGCGGCCCTGGCTCGGCTTCTCCGCGAGCGCCAGCAGGCGGAGCAGGGTCGATTTTCCCGCCCCGCTCGGTCCGAGGACGAACACCCACTCGCCCGGATCGAAGGAGAGCGTGACGTCGCTCAAGGCGATCCGATCGCCGAAGCTCTTGCTCACGTTCTCGAGACGGATCAGGGCCATGTCCACTCCAATGGTCGAACCGCGCGTTTCGCCAGCTCCACGCCGACTTTGATCGCGGTTACAAGGCCGGCCGGATCGGGCGCGCGGGCGCCGCCCTTCCACGCGCGATCGAACGCCGTGCCGTGGTCGACGGAGCTTCGCACGAACGGGAGGCCAAGGGTCACGTTGGCCGCGCCGCCGATGCCGCCGCTCTTCGCGGGAATCAATCCTTGGTCATGGTACATCGCGACGACGATTCCGAGATCACGTCGATTCTTGTGCTTGGCGAAAAATGTATCGGCGGGGTAAGGACCTTCCACCCGGATGCCGCGCGCGCGCGCGGCCTCGATGCTAGGGTCGATCACGCGCTTTTCCTCGTCGCCGAAGAGCCCGCCCTCGCCCGCGTGAGGATTCATCGCGAGCACGGCGACCACGGACCGGGCGCCCCAGCGGAAATTTCGCAGAGCGGCAGCGGCGAAATCCAGCGTCCGCCCCAGCGATTCGACGGTCACTCGATCGGCCACCTGCCGGAGCGGAAGGTGGACGCTGGCCAGGAGAATTCGAAAATCTCCCCCGACGAACAGCATGCGCGTGTCCGGCACCCCGGCGAGCGCCCCGAAGAACTCGGTGTGGCCAGGATAGGGATATCCCGCCGATTGGAGCGCCGCCTTCGAGATCGGAGCCGTCACGACGCCGTCGGCGCGGCCCTCGAGCGCCAAGGCGGCCGCCGCCTCGATCGCCTTCGCGGCCATGCGCCCCGACGCCGCGGTCGCGGACCCGGGCCGGACCGCGCCCCATCCATCGCCGCTCGAAGCCACGAGCGGAATCCCCGGCGCATCGGCGTGAAGATCGGCGTCCCGCGTCGACATTTCGCGGAAGCGGAGCGGCGGGCGGGTGCGGCGGGCGGCGCGGATCATGACCTCGGGGTCTCCGACCACCGC from Candidatus Eisenbacteria bacterium harbors:
- a CDS encoding ATP-binding cassette domain-containing protein; amino-acid sequence: MALIRLENVSKSFGDRIALSDVTLSFDPGEWVFVLGPSGAGKSTLLRLLALAEKPSQGRVEVDPDAISSPKTAPSPVPEAPEAPVGDGDGESPEAPARRRSPKRVPLRRVRRLVGVLGQEFRLLGDRSVYENIALACQISGIWDRSRIRERITPLLDEMGIRGKETLFPEDLSAGEKQRVALARAMARHPRILIADEPTGNLDPAAAGQIFALLREIGRRGTLVAVATHAEDWVRRHPGRAIRLERGMLRSDQPEGEP
- the pdxA gene encoding 4-hydroxythreonine-4-phosphate dehydrogenase PdxA — its product is MGDPAGIGPEIVARALAMPALRRIARLAVVGDPEVMIRAARRTRPPLRFREMSTRDADLHADAPGIPLVASSGDGWGAVRPGSATAASGRMAAKAIEAAAALALEGRADGVVTAPISKAALQSAGYPYPGHTEFFGALAGVPDTRMLFVGGDFRILLASVHLPLRQVADRVTVESLGRTLDFAAAALRNFRWGARSVVAVLAMNPHAGEGGLFGDEEKRVIDPSIEAARARGIRVEGPYPADTFFAKHKNRRDLGIVVAMYHDQGLIPAKSGGIGGAANVTLGLPFVRSSVDHGTAFDRAWKGGARAPDPAGLVTAIKVGVELAKRAVRPLEWTWP